The stretch of DNA CCAATAACTGTTTTGTGTGGGGCTAAATGCAGGAACTAATACTGTGGGTGAGGCTAAATGCAGGAACGCTATCATAGATGTGGCTGAATGCAGGAACTCTATTGTTTGTTCACTAAGAACAATCCCATCACCCAAAATATTTCCTCTGTATCATTAAGTTAGCAACCAATCACCGACGCTAATCaccaaataaagaatatttttcgtttttttttttctgttaaaaagtATTTCGCGCTGATATATTTACTCAGGTAATAGAATATGAGAGTACCTTTTCAAATTATCATATTGGGAGGGTTATAGAACAATACTTTAGATAATCTGACAGTTCCTATCATCCACTTAGGCATCACTCACTGATTTTTACTCCAGTTTaataatttcatcttattttttcacTTTCAATTTATCTGAATAgaagaaaaaatcccccgaagCTTACttaatttaatatcaatgattttatATTCAAAATTGTTTTGTTTCCTGTAAAAAACACTGCAGGATTTggtaatcattttatttatatttaatacaaTTGAGATATGCGTGGGagaatacatgcatataaataagaCCAATCagattaattcatttgaatatacaaTTCCGTTTGTGTCAGTAGAAGAAGGTGGTTCTTAACGCCATTTACATGTTATGCCTGGCATTCGTCAATAAAGGCGAGAAAAAACTTATAATCTATCTTTTTAGAAATATTGAAAGATTCTAAACTTAGCATCTTCTACAGTAAGTGAAGAGACCATTTCTGAGtttgtataccttaacgtggtgaaatgattaGTGTATTACcaagatcagcaaagttgtactagtcagggccacccatactaagctggtttactgtaagtgatcagactaaagtctcccatcatcatcaatccgtaGTTGGCCAGAATGGTGAGGAaatggccaaactctagacatgaatatGGACTTATCTGCATTTGTGGTTGTATGCTATAGATGCTATTCCTCATTCGATATTGCATGTTACTCCACCCATCAAGGTTTCTGTTATATAattgatttcatttctaaattttgCATTGGAATCAGCTGTGGGAACTCCTCAAAGCCCTTTTCTGTCTGCGATTGTGAAAACATCTACTTTACTGAGATATATTAGTTGCTCTTTTTAGTATTTTTTGTGTTTTCCAGGTGTGTTTTACTATTTTCTGTGCCTTCTTTGTGTTTTTACTGTTTGCTTTCCTGCTTTGTGTTTTTTACGATGTTAGGTGCCTTCTTTGTGTCTTTTACTATTCTATGtgctttctttgtttgttttttattttcccttCCTTATTTGTCTTTTACTTTTTTCCGTGCCTTCTTTGTGTCGTTTACTATTTTACGTGTCTTCTCTGTGTTTTTTACTATTTTACGTGCCTTTGTGGTTTTCAGCTATTTTACATGCCTTTTTTGTGTTCTTTTACTATTTTGCGTGACTTCTTTGTGTCTTTTACTATTTTACGtttcttcttttatgtttttttactATTTCCGAGCCTTCTTTGTGTTTTTTTTGCTATTTTACATGCCTTCTATGTGACTTTTACTATTTTACGTCCCTTCTTATGTGTTTTTTACTATTTTCCATGCCTTTTTCTATGTCTCTTACAGATTCCCGTGCATCCCTTTTTTGTGTCTTACGATTTTACGGGCCTTTTTGTGTTTTTTACTATATTACATGCCTTCTTTTTTTCCTTGCCCTCTTTGCGTCTTTTACCATTTTCTATGCCTTCTTTATGTCTTTTACGATTTCAAGTACCTTCTTTGGGCTTTTTACCATTTTCCACGCCTTATTTGTGTCTTTTACCATTTCCTCTGTCTTCCTTGtgtttttttaccattttctgtgCCTTCTCTGTGTCTTTTACTATTTTAAGTGCCTTCATTGTGTTTTTTTACCGTTTTCCGTGCCTTCTTTTTGTCTTTTACCATTTTCCGTGCCTTGTTTTTGTCTTTTACCATTTTCTGAGCCCTCTTCGTGTCTTTTAACATTTTCTGTGCCTTCGTTGTGTCCTATTATTTTCCGTGccttttttgtttctttgtctCATTTACCATTTTCCGAGCCTTATTTGTATCTTTCATTATTTTCTGAGCCTTCTTTATGTCTTTTACTATTTCTCTTGCGTTTTATGTGTCTTTTACAAATTTCCGTGCCTTCTGCGTGTCTTTTACTATTTTCCGTGCAGTCTTTGTGTCTTTTATCACTTTTTGTGCCTTCCTTGTGTTTTTTACCAGTATCGTCGCCTACTTTGTGCCTTTTACCATTTTCCGTGCCTTCTTTGTGTCTTTTACTATTTTCCATGCCATCATGGTGTTTTTTTACCATCTACCACGCCTTCTTTGTGTTTTCCAACAAATTTTTCCATTCGTATTTTGCATCTTCTACCACTTTTTGTGCCTTCTATGTGATTTTTACCATTTTCCGTTCCTTTTCTGTGTCTTTTGCCATTTTCTGTACCTTCTTTGGATCTTTATTATTTTCCATgccttctttgtttcttttacCATTTTCCGTCCCTCCTTTGTGTTTGTTAGTATTCTCTGTgccttctttgtttttttttactattttctctgTTTTTCACCATTTTCTGTGCCGGCTTTGTGTTTTTTACGTTTCATCATGACTTCTTTGTGTCTTTTACTATTTTCCAGGCCTTCcttgtatttgtttttttattatttctcttaccCTATCTGTGTCTTTTACCATTTTCCGTGCCTTCTTGTGTCTTTTATCACTTTCTGCGCCTTCATTGTGTCTTTTAATCATATCATGCCTTCTTTGTGTCTTTTACTATTTCAAGTGCCTTCTTTGTGTCTTTCACTATTTCAAGTGCCTTCTTTGTGTCTTTCACTATTTCAAGTGCCTTCTTTGTGTCTTTCACTATTTCAAGTGCCTTCTTTGTGTTTTTTACTATTTTCTGTATCGTCTGTGTTTCTCTTACCATTTTCCGGGCCTTCTTTGTATCTTTTACTGTTTCCCATGCCTTCCctgtgttttttatcattattcgtaCCTTCCTTGtgtcttttattattttccatGCCTTCTTTGTGTATTTTACTATTTTCCATGCCTTTTTCTATGTCTCTTACAGATTCCCGTGCATCCCTTGGGTCGTTTACTATTTTCCGTgccttctttgtttcttttacTATTTTCCGTGCATTATGTGTCCTTTACTGTTTTCCTTGCCTTAATTGTGCCATTTACCATTTTTCCTGCCTTCCGTGAGTGTTTTACGAATTACCGTGCACTCTGTGTGTCTTTTATTCTTTTCCAGCCTTCCATGTCTTTTACTATTTTCCGTCCATTCTTTGTGCTTTTTACTATTTTCTGTGCCTTCTTTGAGTTTTtcactattgcctggcccttctttgtGTCTTTTACTATTTTCCGTGGCTTCTTTTGTGTCTTTACCATTTTCCGTGCTTTCTTTGTGTCCTTTATAATTCTCCATGCCTTCTTTGTGTCTTTTACTTTTCCCCGTTATTTTCTTTGTGTCTTTTACTATTTTCCGTGTCTTTTCTGTGTTTTTGACGGCTTTCTGTTCATTCTTTCTGTCTTTTACTATTTTACGTTCCTTGTTTGTTTTTTATACTATTTTTCGTACCTTGCTTGTGTCTATCACCATTTTTTCAATCGTCTTGTGGCTTTCTCCATTTTCTGTGCCTTCTTTGTGTCTTTTATCCTTTTCCACGCTTTCTTTGTGTCTTTTACCATTTTCCCTGACTTCTTCGTGTCTTTTAATTATTCAAGTGCGGTTTTTGTGATTTTTACAATTTTCTGTACCTTCTTTGTGTCTCTTACGACTTTTCCTGCCTTCCTTTTGTGTTTTACAATTTTCATGCCTTCCTTGTGTTTTTTACCATCTTATTTTGCTTTATTTAGGCCTCTTACCATTTTCAATTCCTTCTTAGTGTTTTTTACCATTTTCCGTGCTGTTTCTGTGTCTCCTTCCGTTTTCCGGCCTTCTTTGTGTTTCTTGCCATTTTCCGTGCCTTCTTTGTGTCTTTTACCATTTTCCATGCCTTCCTtgtgttttttttaactttttccctGCCTTCTTTGTGTCTTTTACCATTTTCATGCCTTCCTTGtggtttttttaactttttccctGCCTTCTTTGTGTCTTTTACCATTTTCATGCcttccttgtgtttttttttaacattttcccggccttctttgttttttttaccattttccatGCCTTCAATGTGTCTTTTACCATTTTCCATGCCTTCTTTGTGTCTTTTACCATTTTCACGCCTTTTTGTGTATTTTACCATTTTCCTCGCCTTCTTTGTGGGTTTTACCATTTCCCATTTCTTCTttctgtcattcattatttcaagtGCGTTGTTTTGGCTTTTACCATTTTCCGTGCCTTCTTtgtgttttttatcattttctgtgcCTTCTTTATGCGTTTTACCATTTTCCATGCTTTCTTTGTATCTTTAACCATTTACAATGCCTTCTTTGTAACTTCTATTTCATGTACCATCTTCGTGGGTTTTACTATATTTCgtgcctctgttttttttttaccattttctgtgCCATCTTTGTGTCTTTTGCTATTTTCTGTTCCATCTTTGCGTCTTTTACCATTTCCTGTGACATCTTTGTGTCTTTTACTATTTCCTGTTCCCTCTTTGTATCTTTCACCATTTTCTTTGACATTTTTGTGTCTTTTACTATTTTCTGTGCCATATTTGTGTCTTTTGCTATTTTCTGTTCCATCTTTGTGTCTTTTATCATTTCCTGTGACATCTTTGTGTCTTTTGATATTTTCTGTTCCATCTTTGTATCTTTTACCATTTTCTGTGACATCTTTgtatcttttaaaatttttttgccatatttgcgtcttctaccatttttttttggtGCCATCTTTGTGTTTTTTACTATTTTCCGTGTCTTCATTGTGTTTTTTACTATTTTTCGTTCCTTCTTCATGTCTTTTACTTTCTTTCGTGCCTTCTTTGTGTCTTTTATCATTTCATGTTCCTTCTTCATGTCTTTCACCACTTTCCGTGccttattttgtttcttttcctatTTTATGTGCCATCTTTCTCTCTTCTACCGTTTTCCATGTATTCTTTGTATCCTTTACCATTCTCTGTGCTTTCTTTGTCTACCATTTTCCGTGCCTTTTGTGTGCCTATTGGTCTTTTAATTTTATATGTGCATTTTGGGTTTCTTGAAAAACTTTTCTAGGTCTCTTACCATATCCGTACCTTCTAGATGTGTCTTGTACCATTATTCTTCTATCTAAAAGTCTTTTACCATTTTCCAGGTCTTTTAGAATACTTTCAGTGTTTTGTACCTTCTGCAGTAGGTTACTTGAACCATTTGTcgctctctctatttttttctgcTTCCCTTTGAGTCCTTTTTATAATCTTCTATATCTTTTATGGGTCTTTCTACTGTTTTTCGTTTTCTCTAGTTGCATTCCAGCCCTTTTTGTGGTATTGTGTTATTCTAATTCCTTTTCGTAACATTCTACCTTTTAATTCCTAAAAAAACAATCAGTAGCTTTAAATTTTTAAGGTGCTGAAGCGCAATCCATCTGTGTCGAAATACTAAATGAATGGCAATAGAACTACATGGCCAATATTTAAGCCCAAAACTCCACTGGATTTACTGATATGAAGACCAAGCTAAATTTTAGATTCCCATGGTGGAGGCTATCCAAGTAAGG from Palaemon carinicauda isolate YSFRI2023 chromosome 5, ASM3689809v2, whole genome shotgun sequence encodes:
- the LOC137640926 gene encoding DNA ligase 1-like; translation: MENGKTHKEGTENDKKHKEGTENGKSQNNALEIMNDRKKKWEMVKPTKKARKMVKYTKRRENGKRHKEGMENGKRHIEGMENEKTRKIVKDTKKITGKSKRHKEGMENYKGHKESTENGKDTKEATENSKRHKEGPGNSEKLKEGTENSKKHKEWTENSKRHGRLEKNKRHTECTVIRKTLTEGRKNGKWHN